The window taaaaaaggttTGTAATGTACAGGTGTTATAAAATATGTCACAAAActattttactttatttttatttttatttttatttttatttttatttttattttttattttacataGCATTGAAAGCCTAACAGgcctcctttttttctaactAAAATTACTACAAAATGTTGACAATATTGTGATTTCATCTTcccttaaaaaaacaaaaattttactGTATTATTCATAACATATTAAagataattaaatatatagcagtgaaaagacaaaaaaaaaaagttaaaaatcatttaaacTCTTTTGGAATTTTTGGAACTGGTGGTGTATTACTGCCATAATCAATTTTCAGCATAATTTGACCCTTACCGAGTCTTATCATGATTTGACCTTCCTGTTGAATTTGAGGATCGTTCAAGTTAATTTGAGCGGCACCCAGTTCAGTATCCTTACTAAAAGTGTGATGAACAATAACACCAAACACCAAGTTTGCCTCTGGAGATGCCTTAAAGGAAACAGAATCGCCAAACGTAGCAACACCAtctttattacttttaactttatcCGTTTTATGCAATGTCTTTAATCTACCCCCTTGTGTTAAGGAGACTTTAATTTGAACACTGGAACCCAGGTTTTCTGCTGATAAAACGGTGACAGTGCCTGCATAAGTACCATTGGGGGCCAAAGTCCTTGCAAAACTGCTAGCACTAGAAACAGCTCTCTTGTTAGTCGCATCACCATCTTGCATTTTGGAAGGAGAGTCTGGTCCTGGAACTGGAGCATACTCTTGATTTGGAACGGTTGGGTCATAATCCATCGAGGCTCTATGTGCAGGACTAGAACTAGATTTGCTATGCGACATACGTGCACTTTTATCATTACTGCTGGTAGAAACTTTCCTGGAAGTAGATCTTTTCCTGTCAACAGACATTCTTTTGTGCTCACTTGAAGCTCTCTTGCTATTACTCACATCCATAGATGGTCTCTGGACTTCTTGTGATTTCCTACCAGTGGCtatatttttcaagaaACGCCCACCTTTTGTTACACCACTTACACCAATGTTGGCAACACCAGTAACAGCACCGACACCCGCATCAGCAACACCAGTAACAGCACCAACACCTGCACCAACACCTGCACCAACAAAGTTTGAATATTTGGCTGATTTAGcagaaaaaatatcagcCTTTGCAATCATGTATTGTGGCTTAAAATGcgttttaataaatatcgTACCTTTCGGTTTCAAGGATAGCTTCCAATCCTGATGATGTCCTGCTTTAATACGCTCAGCTGGCAAATTGGCAGAACACAAAAAGTCATTAGAACCTGTCCTATCCCAGTCGTATACTTCGACAGTTATTCTCGATCTTGATCTGGAAGGAAGGGTAATAAGTGTGGTTTCATTCCAAGTAGGATTCAaagtctttttttcaatattactCTTAAATACTTTAATGCCATCAATAGTTATAACAACAAAGGGGTCCGATTTACCATTTCTATCATGAGATGGCACGTTTTCAGCACTAACAAGATGAACCTTTAACTCACCGGTATCTCGAATGGTTTCGCTATCTGGTAATGTTAAAGCACATGGAACGTAAACACATCTAAACTCAAGACTTAAACCATTAGAACCCCTGATGACACCCGGCTCAGAATAgcatttttccaataaatcCATGGTGTCAATGGTAAATTCCTTAATAACATCATCGTTGTCCTTGGCGACACGTTTCTTAGTGGATCTAATCGTGGCAACACTATGTTTCAAATCACGAATGAACTGGACCCCAGAAGCCTGCGATAACCCAGAGACACTACTGCCAATTCTACTGGAAACAAAAGAGGGATAAGAAATATCATCGAATACAATGTTTATGTAAGAACCTGGAGAAAACCCTTTCCCgtttaaaatttcaaaagacAAAGAACCTGAATTGAAGTCAAGTAACTGTTTTAGAGTCATCTGCTCTTTACggtgtaattttttaaccaattcatcatcatcatcagaAACTTCAACAACTTCATAATCATCTGGGCacttttccaatttttcacGTAGTTCAGCTTGttctattttaaatttttgttcGTGTTCAGCAATCCTCTTTTCAGTTTCTTTCACTTCCTGCAATTCACTTGGCGAAAATACAGGGATTGCTGGAAGAAAAGATAATGAAATATGTGCCAAACTTTTTTTGGAGATCCCATCAGAAGTACGGATACCACAAGTGATAATATCCTTAGAACCATCAAACAAAACATATCTGCCAGTAGAAgagtctttttttaataattgcGAGACAGTAAAGGAGTAATTGCCAATGTATCTATCTTTACCAACAGATTGGTAATCATAAAATGACAAAGTAACGGTTTCGTTCCCGTTCAAAACAGGCAAATAAACTaaactattaaaaactggagttttattttcactaAAATAGTGAGATCTATACTTGATCTCTCTACCCAAACTAACAACAACATATGGATCAATATCACCGACACCAGAAAGGTCGCTTGACGAGAAAACACCGTCACGAATATGTAATCTAACAGTCCCCAATGTAGACGTGgtcaattttttgttctttccGTTAGCCTTGCCCAAGGAATCAATTTTAACAGGTTTCCAAATACCACTTAATCTAATATCACCGGAGGGTGAACCATGAAACATAAAATCATTTGCCTTCCAATGGTCGAGTAAATCACGTGTAGTACCAACATATTCACAAATCTTGGTTTTCGTTTTAAATTGATTATCAAAAACAGATAAACGTAAGACTGAACTGGAACGGGATGGGATTAAAACTTCGATAATTTCTTCCCAAGATGGTTCGTTCGTACGTTTTATAGTTCTGAAAGCTTTGATCAATTCATCTTCAACATATAACTCGACACTTGGGTTCAAAATACCATatggagaagaagaagtgCTTAAGTTAACAATGCTATGTAGCGTCATTTTCAAGACACCGACATCAGCACCATTGTCAATATCGTCATCAAATTCATCGTAGTCTTCAATACCAGCGGTAGTGGTGTTTGACTTTGATGGCGTAACCTCTTTCTGTTGTTGATCGGACTTATCTGAGACAGAAACTACTGGGTACCATTGGATTGAATAGGTCAAAGTACCAGTGCTCCTAGTACCTTTCTTTAAATTAACAGTTTTATTGGcgaaaatatctttttgcAAAAGTTCATGTAAATCAAAATCGGTTTCACCAAGTAATTTGTCGGTGTAATCGGCATCATCGGTAGCAGCATCTAAACATTTGATCAACAATTTTTGTTCCAATGAATTGACCAAAAGAAACTTGGTTTCGTTCCAAGAACAGCTTTCCTGAACTTTCTTCTTTGTGGATGTGTGGATTTCCGGAGCAACATTATTAAACGAACCAGATTCGGTGGTGAGAGAAATGTACGGACTGGCTGATCTTGTTAAGTGATCAACTTTAGAAACTGTAACAGCAACAATACCCAAACAATCTTTGGCACTGGCAGCTAAAATTTCTTCAACGTTAATATCTAATTTGTTAGGAGCGTATAACATTGGTCCTGCATTAGAATCAATCATGGATTTGacaaaactttttaaacCTGGCAAGAAGGACATAATATCTAAACCTAGGGTATCACCTCCAATTGGTTTCAAAGCAAAGTCTACCAATGGTGGTTCCAATAAGGACACAGAAACAATCTTAATGTTGGGAAAGTTATCTGATAGGTTCAAGGTGATACGAGCTTTTGCAGCAAAGTTGATATCTTCAGCCAAAACAGACAAAGTTTTAGAAACAACACCCTTACCAATGGTGATACCAAGGGCAATTTTTGGATTTACCTTTGCTCTAATTTCATTTGCGGTCATGTTTGAAGTGTCGTTTGGAGTGAAAGAAAATGCCCAATCCATTTCCACAATGTCTTTGCCCTTCTTTGTGTACGATTTTATACTGTCAATAGTAGGAGCTTTAGTACCCAAAGTAAACTCGTTTAAAGTTAACGCATCAATACCAAAACCTGGAGTGACacttttcaaaattggGTTGACAATATCTTTAACCTGTTGGGACAAAACCGGCATATAAATAATCCAAAACTTACTCAAGAAAGAGTTCAACCATATGGTGGTTTCCACCTTGCCAGATAAATCCTCATGGATAGTGATTCTTTTTAAATCGTCTCGGTAATTTCTGTTAAAACGACGGAATTCAGCTCTGTAGACAGAAGcagtacaaaaaaaaacaatcatTAATGAAAGCCATGAAAAACCCAAATAAGCGAAAAGCCAGGAGAAATAGCAAGTACCTATAATCAGAGCGAAATTATAGTAGTAATCAGCATAGAAATATTCTTCAACATATGATTTAATAACAGAAGAATCACCGTTGATGCTGATACCAATACCTTTACCATTGCTGTCAGAAGCGGTATTAGGATTGGCATCAAACCCAGCAATAGCTTTCCATGGATATTGACTACcttgtttattttgatgTTTATTTAAGAAATCGGTCAAGGAGTCAGTTGTTGCTTTGTTCGAAGCAATTGCATCAATGTGTTGATCGTTGCTAGTTTCGTTGGGATTGGAAATAGAGGTATcgtatttattaatatttcttgATACTAGATTTTTGCAATCATCGGGGTGAATTTTTTCTAGTGGAACCGAATTAATAGCGCCTACATTATTTGGAAGCGGAAATTCAGAAGGATTTTTCGCAGCAGAGGCTACAAATATGTCATCCTTCTTGGTTAACTTTGCACTATTAGTGGTGCTGTGACCTCTTTCAAATccagaagaggaagaagtgGCGGAATTATCCAATTGCTTATGGTTATTGCTATCAGCAACGTTCCGATTGGAtttagtggtagtagtgtTATTGTTACCACTATTTggcatattttttattttattttattttttttttcttttattctttctttctttcttggCTTTTTTctatgatatttttaaatgatttatttattggtaTATTGTGGGatagaaaacaaataaacgtttatttattcttttttaaaagaataaaagaaggagaaaaaaaaaccaagtaaaaacaacaatatcaaCATTTTATAATGTTCcataatggtaataataagcTTTTAATAACTTCCCCTCCCATTGTTCCCCTTTAATACACAGAAAAGAATGCAGTGCTGATAGTGTAAATGTACGGGTGTGTATTTTTTGACAATCATTTtcgaaaaaagaaaacaaaaaagaaaacaattgAAATTTCTATGGTAAGTATATCCGAAGTTCATATAATCCGAGAGTTTTAGTTTGTAGTTATtcatttattgttttttttgtgtgttaaaacgaaaaataaaaaaagaaaagaaaaaaagaaaagaaaaaaacaaaaaaatccCGACAGGCCgtttaattttcaaaacgTATTCCATTAACAATTCCAATTTAAATTAGTCTTCACCgcccctttttttcttttttcattttccgAATTCTATCAATATATCTCATACCTTTATTGCTATATTGTTGATATCTGCTAATAACAAAGAATCTTAAATTTAtaacattaaaaacaaGTATCTAAAGagtgagaaaaaaaaataaaataaaataaaaaaaaacgttcATAGCTAACCGATGTCCAAgcaaaaagataataattctttaatatattcttcAGCTAATTTGAATAATCATGAAAGCAACTCTTTTTCTATAATATCTACCCCAGCAACCATCACCAGTAACTTTGTTTGTAATGATAATGTAAGGAAAAGAACTCTAGATAGCGACAATCAAAATAGTTCAGAAAATAATGTCAAGTTGCAAAAAACTCAAGATGATATTGTTCGCACCGATgatgaaaatttaaaaaaaaatgctaatACTGTATCTTTTGAAACTCATGGGGAAAAAGAACAAGATACAAGAACGAAACTTctttatcaaaatataacaCCTTCTAATACCGTAACAACTAATACTACCAATCAATATGCAGTCCAGGACAGAAACAATGACATAATTATAGATCAACAATATACATTAAGCCAAGATTTGAACAAACAATTTCTAAACAGTTTGATGAAGTTTTCCCTTTTCCAAAATGCCCCAAAAGCATTCTATGTTTCACTAGCACgcaaattaaaattggtaATTTACCATTCTCAAGAATATATTGTGAAATGTGGAGAACCTTCCAAATCTATGTATTGGATATTTAGAGGTTCAGTTAAGGTAACGTCTCCGGATGGCGAAATAACACAAGCTACTTTAAAAGAAGGTTCTTATTTTGGTGAAATAggtattttgtttaatagaCCGAGAACTGCAACTGTTATCGCTGAGACTAAAGTTTTATTGGGTGTTTTAACTTCTGACAATTTAAACCAAGTTTTACCTGATTTCCCCATCATAGAAAGACAGATCAGAGATGAAGCACAGGAAAGATTGGCCATGCAAGagatgaaaagaaaagctgGTGTAAACAATATACTGGTAAATGTTTCTGGAAGTACAACCAACTCCTCCACCAATACTGTTGCTGTAGATACCAATACTAGTAACATTTCTGCTACTAACATATCTACTGATTTGGGGAGTGCTTTACAAGCCAACTCCAACTTGACTTTGGAAGACATTGAGGATTCTATTTCCATCAGacaatttttgaaaagctTACCATTATTTACCACCCTACCTGCAGATATCATTCATGGGTTGGCTCTTTGTGTTGAATTAAGAAACTACAATGCatttgaatatattttaagaAAAGGTGAATTTGGTTACGATATTTACTTTATAATAAGCGGAGAAGTTGAAGTGTTGGGAAATGCTTCTATATCAACTGCCGGGTCCACTGATGTTGctaatacaaaaaataatatgcTATCACATACACCTAACATAGAGATATTACTGGGTAGATTAGGTCCGGGCCAATATTTTGGTGAAATGGgatttttacaatttttaacCAGTAACAATAAGTCACTTCCTCAACGAACCGCTGACATTCGGTCGGTTTCCACTTCATATTTATTAGTTTTAACTGGAGACACTTTGAGAAAGTTTTGTGATAAATATCcgtttattaaaagagaaatgaaaaaaacagCACAAGAGAgaaatttacaaaatgcAAAATCTACTTCTTTTACcaaagaagatgatgatgctACTGAGCCAAAAGAGAATGTTATTACGGAACGGGACATCAATGTAATAAAGGGAAATGATCCTATAGTACATCCCATTCCATTACATCATTCAAGTAGTGGCATCCTTACCAGAAATggtattttaaataattcaaatttGAGCAAGGAAAATACTAccgaaaaaaaagaggacCAAGAGGCTCATGAACATTTGTATAAGAATGTTGGCAATTCTTTATCTCCGTTAAGTATGCATATTGGAAATGGtgttttacaaaataataaaccatCTCCAATTTCCTCCTTAATCGAGGGAAGAGTTTCACCAATAAATCCAATAAACACGtctaacatttttattgcaCCCAATAGCAAAAATTCTTTTGATTCTAATTTTAAACTGACATCTTATCCGCACAACGCCCATTCAATTAATATGGTTAAAGCTCCTGTTATTAATAcggataaaaataatataataaataaaggcAATAATATTCCTACTACTAATACCAccacaaataataatggtgaaAAACTtcccttttattttaaatctaATTTCACCTTTGGCGGTGGCAATGGTAAATGTCCGCATAATACCAATGAAATTCCCAATAACTCAACTTCATCAGATAAATGTCACTCTCCAATCACTAAAATATCACCACTGCCATCTTCTCCAGGCTGCCCTACATCTTcaactaataatactaataataataataataataataataataataataataacaatactttCGTTTCTCCCTCTACTACATCTGCAGTTGCAAACTCTTTGGGTACAAATAGCACTAAAACAGAAGCAATTTcccaaaatattttggatcTAGATCCGttatctaaaaataaaaagtctccaattcaaaatatgcggagttttttttcacaaAACCAACCCCCACCCATAAATTATATGCCTAGGCATAAGAGAGTAAGACTAAATAGTATTTCTATGGGGCGTCGTGGATCATCTATACTAACAGTGGGCCCATTACCTGATAGATTACTACTTTACtgttttcaatttctaAATCTGCCGgaattaatgaaattaaGATTAGTTTGCAGAAGATGGAGACAACTATTGTATGTAGCCCCGCAactgtttttaaaattaaacttGGCACAGtggaaaaataacattgatGACAAAGCGTTAATACAAATTACAGATTTTGTTGGTTCAAGACCTAAAATTTTGGATATATCCAATTGTTATCATATAACAGATGAGGGGTTTTCTTACATGATCAATGAAATCGGTATTGGTGGCCAGTTGCAAGTGATTAAAATGGCAAGTTGTTGGGAAATCAGTCCAATGGCTATCATGGATATTGCAGTTCCCTCAATTGGGAAAAATCTGGAAGAAATTGATTTATCTAATTGTAAAAGAATTCATGATGATGTCATCCAAAGATTAATTGGCTGGGATGCGCCACTAATGAAAGTGACTCACATTTCCATGTCAAATTCGGACACTTCATATACCAATGATGCCAACAACAATCATCTTTCTTACCCGTATCCAGACGGCTGTGATAGTGCGAATAAGTTGGGGCAACCAATTCCGCCATACTTTTATGGAAATGATACGACTGCAGGGTATTTATCGATAAATCAACCTGTTCCAGGTAtggaaaaatttgataatGGTGTCTACGGTAATTACGATAATTTTGTTGACAATGACCTTACCGCTACAAATAGTAagaatagaaataatattggttgcaagaaattgaaaaagcTGACATTACGTCATTGTAAAAGTCTTACAGATGAAACACTAAAACACATTGTGTATTACGCCTTTGATAGAATAGAGCACTTAGATCTTACAAGGTGCACTGGCATAAGTGACAACGGGTTTAGATTTTGGAAACAACCACAGCAGCGAGCGGGTTCctttaataatttggaaACATTAATTTTGAGCGAATGTGTATTTTTAACTGATGATACTATATTCAGTCTAACGACTTGTTGTcctgttttaaaatatttgaatttatcATTTTGCTTTAGTATAACAGATGCATCGTTGGAAGTTATATGTCTAGGGTTACCACTCTTGGAAAAATTAGACGTTAGCTTCTGTGGAAGAGCTGTTAGCAATGCTTCACTTTTATCTATTTCTATGCACCTGAGAAATTTGCAAAAAATTTGGCTAAAAGGTTGTTTAAGAGTTACGAGATCTGGGGTTGATTCCTTATTAGGTGGTTTTGCTCCTTTGACATTTGTTGATATATCGCAATGTAGAAATGCACATATGTATCAAAACGGTATAATGGCTGAAAGATTTCAAACAACAGTTCCCGGTGGTAAAAAGgctttaattaaaattgaagaaaatggGGGAAGAGTCGTTGAAGTAATAATTTAGGGAGTATATAATAGTGCCAAATTAATATGcgatttaatttttttgtaatattatatatattgtataAAACACCTACTTAACTtataaacaacaaaaatgggaaattttaaaagaaagaaaaaaagataaatggaaaaaaggagaaggaaaaagaaaaagaaaaaagaaaaaaaaaaaaaattccatatgcatatatatacaccTTCATATCAAATACAGATAGACCAACATCAATCCTATGTATAGGCTAATATATCATCAAAAATCATTTGATTAAACtctaataatttctttagTAACATCgaatataaataatcttCTATATCAGCCTGATTATCTAATTGTAATAAACACTCCAATTTCCCTaacattttaattttggcacctttaaaattatttggcTGTGAGATAAAATCATAAGTGTTTTGGTaactattttttctaaaaccatctttcattttcattattaaaaatacatttcttaaagaaattaattgattGTTCAGccttttgattttaaataatatgttcattttaatataaaattgataCCAGGGGTAATCAATGATTGTCTGTTCCTGTAACAACTTATTATAATCATCTAATTGTATACTATTGGAGATTAATTTCTCCATAACATCTATAATTGAATTTTGCACATGCGCATATCTAGTTacatttgttgttgttaatgaaaatttgtttaaaaaatttgtttttaatttttggaaaaattggaaatagTCATAATATATCACTTCCCTTTCGCCACCCATCAATATAAGAAATCCAACGAATTTTGACAAACTACTATGTGTTTTATAATCCggatcaaaaaatttttcc is drawn from Saccharomycodes ludwigii strain NBRC 1722 chromosome V, whole genome shotgun sequence and contains these coding sequences:
- a CDS encoding uncharacterized protein (similar to Saccharomyces cerevisiae YJR090C | GRR1 | Glucose Repression-Resistant), whose amino-acid sequence is MSKQKDNNSLIYSSANLNNHESNSFSIISTPATITSNFVCNDNVRKRTLDSDNQNSSENNVKLQKTQDDIVRTDDENLKKNANTVSFETHGEKEQDTRTKLLYQNITPSNTVTTNTTNQYAVQDRNNDIIIDQQYTLSQDLNKQFLNSLMKFSLFQNAPKAFYVSLARKLKLVIYHSQEYIVKCGEPSKSMYWIFRGSVKVTSPDGEITQATLKEGSYFGEIGILFNRPRTATVIAETKVLLGVLTSDNLNQVLPDFPIIERQIRDEAQERLAMQEMKRKAGVNNILVNVSGSTTNSSTNTVAVDTNTSNISATNISTDLGSALQANSNLTLEDIEDSISIRQFLKSLPLFTTLPADIIHGLALCVELRNYNAFEYILRKGEFGYDIYFIISGEVEVLGNASISTAGSTDVANTKNNMLSHTPNIEILLGRLGPGQYFGEMGFLQFLTSNNKSLPQRTADIRSVSTSYLLVLTGDTLRKFCDKYPFIKREMKKTAQERNLQNAKSTSFTKEDDDATEPKENVITERDINVIKGNDPIVHPIPLHHSSSGILTRNGILNNSNLSKENTTEKKEDQEAHEHLYKNVGNSLSPLSMHIGNGVLQNNKPSPISSLIEGRVSPINPINTSNIFIAPNSKNSFDSNFKLTSYPHNAHSINMVKAPVINTDKNNIINKGNNIPTTNTTTNNNGEKLPFYFKSNFTFGGGNGKCPHNTNEIPNNSTSSDKCHSPITKISPLPSSPGCPTSSTNNTNNNNNNNNNNNNNNTFVSPSTTSAVANSLGTNSTKTEAISQNILDLDPLSKNKKSPIQNMRSFFSQNQPPPINYMPRHKRVRLNSISMGRRGSSILTVGPLPDRLLLYCFQFLNLPELMKLRLVCRRWRQLLYVAPQLFLKLNLAQWKNNIDDKALIQITDFVGSRPKILDISNCYHITDEGFSYMINEIGIGGQLQVIKMASCWEISPMAIMDIAVPSIGKNLEEIDLSNCKRIHDDVIQRLIGWDAPLMKVTHISMSNSDTSYTNDANNNHLSYPYPDGCDSANKLGQPIPPYFYGNDTTAGYLSINQPVPGMEKFDNGVYGNYDNFVDNDLTATNSKNRNNIGCKKLKKLTLRHCKSLTDETLKHIVYYAFDRIEHLDLTRCTGISDNGFRFWKQPQQRAGSFNNLETLILSECVFLTDDTIFSLTTCCPVLKYLNLSFCFSITDASLEVICLGLPLLEKLDVSFCGRAVSNASLLSISMHLRNLQKIWLKGCLRVTRSGVDSLLGGFAPLTFVDISQCRNAHMYQNGIMAERFQTTVPGGKKALIKIEENGGRVVEVII
- the TCB3 gene encoding Tcb3p (similar to Saccharomyces cerevisiae YML072C | TCB3 | Three Calcium and lipid Binding domains (TriCalBins)); the protein is MPNSGNNNTTTTKSNRNVADSNNHKQLDNSATSSSSGFERGHSTTNSAKLTKKDDIFVASAAKNPSEFPLPNNVGAINSVPLEKIHPDDCKNLVSRNINKYDTSISNPNETSNDQHIDAIASNKATTDSLTDFLNKHQNKQGSQYPWKAIAGFDANPNTASDSNGKGIGISINGDSSVIKSYVEEYFYADYYYNFALIIGTCYFSWLFAYLGFSWLSLMIVFFCTASVYRAEFRRFNRNYRDDLKRITIHEDLSGKVETTIWLNSFLSKFWIIYMPVLSQQVKDIVNPILKSVTPGFGIDALTLNEFTLGTKAPTIDSIKSYTKKGKDIVEMDWAFSFTPNDTSNMTANEIRAKVNPKIALGITIGKGVVSKTLSVLAEDINFAAKARITLNLSDNFPNIKIVSVSLLEPPLVDFALKPIGGDTLGLDIMSFLPGLKSFVKSMIDSNAGPMLYAPNKLDINVEEILAASAKDCLGIVAVTVSKVDHLTRSASPYISLTTESGSFNNVAPEIHTSTKKKVQESCSWNETKFLLVNSLEQKLLIKCLDAATDDADYTDKLLGETDFDLHELLQKDIFANKTVNLKKGTRSTGTLTYSIQWYPVVSVSDKSDQQQKEVTPSKSNTTTAGIEDYDEFDDDIDNGADVGVLKMTLHSIVNLSTSSSPYGILNPSVELYVEDELIKAFRTIKRTNEPSWEEIIEVLIPSRSSSVLRLSVFDNQFKTKTKICEYVGTTRDLLDHWKANDFMFHGSPSGDIRLSGIWKPVKIDSLGKANGKNKKLTTSTLGTVRLHIRDGVFSSSDLSGVGDIDPYVVVSLGREIKYRSHYFSENKTPVFNSLVYLPVLNGNETVTLSFYDYQSVGKDRYIGNYSFTVSQLLKKDSSTGRYVLFDGSKDIITCGIRTSDGISKKSLAHISLSFLPAIPVFSPSELQEVKETEKRIAEHEQKFKIEQAELREKLEKCPDDYEVVEVSDDDDELVKKLHRKEQMTLKQLLDFNSGSLSFEILNGKGFSPGSYINIVFDDISYPSFVSSRIGSSVSGLSQASGVQFIRDLKHSVATIRSTKKRVAKDNDDVIKEFTIDTMDLLEKCYSEPGVIRGSNGLSLEFRCVYVPCALTLPDSETIRDTGELKVHLVSAENVPSHDRNGKSDPFVVITIDGIKVFKSNIEKKTLNPTWNETTLITLPSRSRSRITVEVYDWDRTGSNDFLCSANLPAERIKAGHHQDWKLSLKPKGTIFIKTHFKPQYMIAKADIFSAKSAKYSNFVGAGVGAGVGAVTGVADAGVGAVTGVANIGVSGVTKGGRFLKNIATGRKSQEVQRPSMDVSNSKRASSEHKRMSVDRKRSTSRKVSTSSNDKSARMSHSKSSSSPAHRASMDYDPTVPNQEYAPVPGPDSPSKMQDGDATNKRAVSSASSFARTLAPNGTYAGTVTVLSAENLGSSVQIKVSLTQGGRLKTLHKTDKVKSNKDGVATFGDSVSFKASPEANLVFGVIVHHTFSKDTELGAAQINLNDPQIQQEGQIMIRLGKGQIMLKIDYGSNTPPVPKIPKEFK